GGCTCCGGCAACGCTTCCTTCAGCCCGCCGGAGCTGCTGGCCGTGGCGTTTTACGGAGACGGATTTCTGCGGTATCAGGTCCGGCGCATGGTAGGCACGCTGCTGGCCGTAGGCCAGGGCAGGCTGCCGGCGGCGGCGGTGGCCGGGATACTTTGTGGAGCAAAGGAGTTTGCCGCAGCCGCCACCGCGCCAGCCCAAGGCTTGACGCTCATGCAGGTTGATTACTAGTATTCGCAGCGCTTTTTTGCATACCCGCACCGGCGTTCAGACGCCGTACTTTACCGGTCGGTTTCATCCAGCGAAGTTCTGAATGCACGAATTGGAAACCCTCATTGAACCCGGCTCGCCGGACGCTTTTCTGCTGCGCCAACTCGACCCCAACCGCCTGCCCAAACACGTGGCCATCATCATGGATGGCAACGGACGCTGGGCGAACCGGCAGGGCAAGGCCCGCATTGCCGGCCACCCGGCCGGCGTCGAAGCCGTGCGGGCGACGGTGGAAAACTGCGCCCGGCTGGGCATTCCTACCCTGACGCTCTACGCCTTTTCTTCGGAGAACTGGCGGCGGCCGCGGGTTGAAGTCACGATGCTGATGCGCCTGCTGCAACAGTGCCTTCGGCGCGAAGTGCCGCTGCTGAACCGCAACGGCGTGCGCCTGCGGTTCATCGGACGGCTGGAAGCGTTGTCGGCGGAGATTCGGAAAGCCCTTGACTATGCCGTGACCGCCACGGCGCACAACCAGCGGATGACGCTGAACGTTGCCTTCAACTATGGCGGGCGGGCCGAGATTGTGGATGCCCTGCGCAGCGTGGTGCGCGAGTTTATGGGGCTGGGGCGGCCGCTCGACACGCTGACCGAAGCCGACGTGGCCCGCCATCTCTACACGGACAGCGACCCCGACCTGCTCATTCGTACCAGCGGGGAAATGCGCCTGAGCAACTTTCTGCTGTGGCAGATGGCCTACACGGAAATCTTCGTGACCGATACCCTGTGGCCGGATTTCAACCGCACCCACCTGCTCGAAGCCCTCGTAGCCTATCAGCGCCGGCAGCGCCGGTTTGGCGGCGTTGAAACGGTTGGCGTTCCCGTGTCGGCGCTGGCATAGTGCAGGTGTGACCGACCTGAACGCCCAGCCTTACCACCGTATCCAGACCGAACAGGGTCGCTACTACTTTGCCGCCGGCCTGGCGTTGATGCTGTCGAGTGTGGCGTTTCGCCTTGGCGCGCCGGCCGCCGGAGTGACGCTGCTGGCCGCCTTTCCGCTGCTGCTCGTGCTGGCCCGCTATGAAGTGCTTGTCTTTGACGGAACGCACCTGCGGCGGCGTGGGCCCTACGCCTGGTGGCAGGCCCGGATGCTGGGCGGGACGACTTCCCTGCCCCTTGCCCAGCTTGAGTTGAGCATCACCGAGGTCGTCCATCTGCCGCTGACGCTGGCGCGGTACCGGTTTCGGACGATTCTCGTCGGCAACGGATTTGAAGCCGTGTTGTTCTCGAACACGGCTGGGTACGCGCCGTTCGTGACGGCCGTGTTTTCGGCTGTGGATGAGTCCAAGCTCGACTTTCATTCCCGTGCCTGGCTGCAATACGGCGCGCCGCCCCCGCTGACCGCAATAGCCGACGCCTTGGATGACCAGCATCTGGCGCAGTTTCCGGCGGTGCTGCTCCGCCGTACGGCCAACCACTTCACCCTGACCGGCCGCCTGCGGCTGGCGCAACGCTACTTCCGGCAGGCTTATGGGCGCGACCGTGGCAACCCGCATCTGCTGTGTGAAATGGGCTACTTTTTCCGCCGCTTTGCGCTGGCCGAGCATCCGCGCTGGCAACTCCGCGCAGCGGCCTGCCTGCGGCTGGCCGCCCGGTTGGCGCGGCATGAGCCGCATCTGCTGGAGCGCATCGGCGAGGCCTACTGCGAACTGTTTGACTTTGCGCGCGCCGAGCGGTGTTTTCGGAAGGCGTTGGAGCTGAACCGGCAGCTTTTTCGGGCCTATGCGGGTCTGGCCGAGCTGGCCTTTCGGGACGGACAACTGGCGCGGGTGGCGCACTTTTACTATGCGGCAGCGCACAGCACCAGCGACCCGGCCCTGCGGCGCCGGGCGCAGAGTGAGGCGCGTTATTACGAGCGGTTGAGTCAGGACGATGACTACCTCGAAGCGGAAGTGCGCCGCATCACATGGCTGCACCACATCCGCCAGATGCGCACCATGGCCGGCGGCATTTTTTTCGTGGCCTGGCTGGTCGTCGGCTTGACAGGCGCACGCTTCCCGGATGTGCAGGACATCGGGCTGGCGCTGATGGGGTCATCCGGGCTGGCGTGGCTTGGGCTTTCCTGCAGCCTGCACTGGCAACGGCGGCGGTCGGCGCTCCCGGAAACCGTCACTTGAGCGACAGCGGCGCCCCTCACCCAGTGGGCAGTGCAGCCCGCGCGTAGCAGGCGGTTAAAGTCTTTGCATCACAGGTCACACCGGCGGCAAGCCGGGCCGCCAACCGGGGTGCCGCGACGGGCGCCAGCCAGGGCGGTGGCGCGATCCGTGGCAGGTCGCCCACGAAAGCAGACACATTGCTATCGTCGAGCAGCGCCAGGGCGTCGCCGGTCAGAAGCCGTGGGCAGTCTTTCGGAACGTGGCGGAAAAGCTGCTCCAGGACGGTATGGACCTCTCCGGTCAGGGCAGCGGTGAGAGTCCGGGGTTCGGCGTCAGGCCCGGCGGAAAAAGCCTGCCCGTGGACTTCGCGCCGGTGGGAGACATTGAGCACCACGACCGTCGTTGGCTGCTGAAGCGGCAGGACGGCATCGGCGAGAACTTCCAGCGTAGTGGCCGTGGCAATGGGGCAGTTGAGCGGCTGCGCCAGTCCCTTGACGGCTGCCAGTCCGACGCGAATGCCGGTGAAGCTTCCCGGACCGATGAGCGCGCCGAGGGCGGCCAAATCCTTCGGGCGCAGGCCCGTACGTTCAAGCAGGTAGGCAATGTCGGCAACCACCCGGTGGGCGCTGGGGTGCAGGCTGCGGACGCCCCATTGCGCCTGGAGTTCATGTCCGCGCAGAAGGGCCAGACTCAGGCGCGGCGAAGCCGTGTCCACGACGAGCCACCAGCTTGTGGGCGTCAGCGCCACACCAGCCGCGGTCTCCACAGGTGGGGCATCCGGGGGCGGGGCATCCGGCGTCATGCACCGGCCGCTTTGACGACCGGCGACGGCCGCCAGCGCAGAACGGGCTGCCGCGCCGCAGCAGTTTCATCGAGCCGGCGCAGCCGCGCCAGATGGGGCGCGGTTTTGACGACTTCCGGGTTTTCCCTGCATTCCTGGGCAATGGCGCGCATGGAGGCGATGAACAAATCGAGTTCAGCGCGGCTTTCGCTTTCGGTCGGCTCGACCATAATCGCGCCCGGCGCAACGAGGGGGAACGACATCGTCGGCGGATGAAAGCCGTAGTCAATGAGCCGCTTGGCGATGTCGCCGTTGCGTACGCCGTGGGCCTGCTGCCGCCGGTCATTGAAGACGACCTCGTGGAGGACGGGGCCCTCGAACGGCACTTCGTAGTCGTCCTGAAGGTGGTGCTTGATGTAGTTGGCATTGAGGACGGCCGTTTCCGTGGCGGCCCGCAGCCCTTCCGCTCCCAGGGCGCGGATGTAGGCCAGCGCGCGCACCATCATGCCGAAGTTGCCATAGTACGCCTTGACGCGCCCAATCGAGTGGGGGCGGTCGTTGTCAAACACCACGGTCTGGTCATCCACCCGGCGCAGGGTCGGACAGGGCAGGTATGGCTCCAGCTCACGGTTGACGGCGACGGGGCCGCATCCGGGGCCGCCGCCGCCGTGTGGCGTGGAAAAGGTCTTGTGCAGGTTCAGGTGCATGACATCCACGCCCATGTCGCCGGGGCGCGCAATGCCAACCAGGGCGTTCATGTTCGCGCCGTCCATATAGACAAAGCCGCCACGGGCGTGGATGAGTTCGCAGGCTTTGGCAATGTCTTCTTCAAACAGCCCCAGGGTGTTCGGGTTGGTGATCATCAGCCCGGCGACTTCATCGGTCATCGCTTTGTCGAGCGCCGCCAAATCAAGCAGGCCGTTCTTCCTGGAGATAAGTGTGATGACCTTGTAGCCACACATCACGGCACTGGCCGGGTTGGTGCCGTGGGCGGCGTCGGGAATGAGGACGTACCGGCGGGCGTCGCCGCGCGCGGTCAGCGCTGCGCGAATCATCATCATGCCGGTGAGTTCGCCGTGCGCGCCGGCCGTGGGTTGCAGGGAAACCGCAGCCAGACCCGTGATTTCACAGAGGGCTTCTTCGAGCTGCTTCATCAGCAGAAGATTGCCGCGAACCGTCGCTTCCGGGGCGAGGGGATGCGACCGGGCAAAGCCGGGCAGTCGCGCCGCCCACTCGTTGATTTTCGGGTTGTACTTCATCGTACACGAGCCGAGCGGAAACATGCCGGTATCCGTGCCGTAGTTCCAGGTCGAAAGCCGCGTGTAGTGCCGGACGACTTCAGGCTCGGTCAGTTCAGGCAGCTCGGAGAGGTCATCCTGCCGCAGCAGGTGGGACGGAACCAGTGCAGAGGGCGCTACTTCGGGAACGTCGCTCGGCGGCAGGTGGTAGGCGCGGCTGCCGGGACGGGAGTTTTCAAAGATGAGGTTTTCGTTCTGGCTGATGTGCGGACGGGCTTTCTGGATGCGGGGTGTTGTGGGAAGCGCCATTGGAAGCAGAATGTTCGGGCGAACCTTTGAACTTTGAAATCGTCTGCGCGGCGGGGGCGGCACAGAGTGAGTATCCTAACCGAAAGCTTCCGGGCTTTTCCACCACGGACAGTCGCCGGGTTGGCGTCCGGTTGGGGCGAAGACCGGCGTTTCAGGGTGTGGGGACGCGGGGAAACAGGCGGAAAAACCCTTCGACATCCCACCGGTACTCGCCCGACCGCGCCGGCATCGGCGGCTCTTCCGGCCGTGGCACTGCCTGTTGGGCCAAACGGGCAAAGGTCTTGGCATCAAAACGGTACAGCAGGAGACCGGAGGTCATGACGCCTTGGGCGCCAGACAGTTCACGTCCCCAACTGGCATCCAGAGGGCGTAAAAACAGGAGCACAACGTTGTACTCTGACGTGGGGTAGCGGGAGACATCGGCGGCAATTGCCGCGAGGGACGGGGCGTAATAGACCCGTTTGCCCGCCAGTGCCAGCAGGTGGGGCGGATCGGTCGGGATTTCAAAATCCGGCGAAAACACAATGTCAGAAGGTGTGACGGCCTGCCGGACGGCATTGCCCAGCGGTTCGATGATGGGTGCCGGTTCTGGAAAGAGCGCCCGGAAACCCAGGTGAACCGGAAGGATGTATGCCAGTGCCGCCGTCAGCAGTACAGCCGCCACACCCATCCGCCGGCGCGCACAGGCTGACCACCGGGGCGCAAGGACGGTCAGGAGCGTGACCGGCAGCAGGACAAACGGCACGACGGCGATGACCAGCGAGAATTTGAGGGCGCTGAAGTCGTGAATGGCCGAGTGGTTGCGCAGGGCATAGACCTGCAGAAAGCATGGCACAGTGAGAAGCGCCATGGTCCAGACGGACAATGCCACACCGGGCAGCGGCGCCTGGTTGCGGGCAGCCTGCCGCCACCACCAGCCGCCCAGCAGCAGACAGCCGGCCAGCGCCACAAAGGACAGCGCGGGGCCGGCAGTGCCAAACTGCGCCGGGATGTATTCCCCCCAGAAGATGGCGTTGAAACGCGCCGTAAAATCGGCGTTGACATCCGTTGCGCCAATGCGTTCGAGAAAACGCTCCTTCAGGCGCGGCAGCATGCCCAGGAAGGCGAGCTGGACGAAAAACAGGCTCAGGGCCAGCAACCCGCCAGCGCCAAACTGGAGACTGCGCCACCACCAGGCTTTGACACTCGACCACGGCGGAGGGATGTCGCCGGTGGCCAGCCGTTTCACATAGGCAACGCCCACGAGGCACACGAACAGCCAGTCACAGGCGAGGCCCCAGGCCATCGTCAACGCCTGCCACCAGTTGCTGCTGGCACGGGCAGAAGGGTAGGCGTCACGGATGGCTTCCAGCAGGATGAACAGGACGTAAGGCAGCAGTACGGCCTGGTCGGCGAAATAAACGTTCTGGTGCCAGTAGAGCGCGCCGGGCAGCAGCAACTCCAGTGTCGGCGGCACGGTGGCCAGCAGGGTGGACGTGCCCCGGTCAAGGCCCAACCGGCGCAGCACAAGCAGGCTCAGGCCGCCGAGCGCCACGGCAATGAGGCCGTGGTTGATGAGATTCCAACTCATGAGGCTGCTGACCGTTGGCGCGCCCTCGCTGACCAGACTGTAGGCGTAGGCGGTCAGGACGAAACCCGGTGGGTATGACACATAGGGGTTGCGGCTCAGCAGGGTCGGAAACTCAACGGACCGGGGCTCATTGAGCAGGGCAAACCGCAGCGCCCAGGGCCCCTCGGCATGCCAGGCGCGGGCAAACCGCAGTGTGTTGGCCGTAAGCCACTGATGGTGCTCGAAGCTCAGCTTTCCAAACCAGGGGCGACGCGCCTGTACCGTATAGGCAAACAGGCCCACGGTGAAACCAAGCAGCACGAGGCAGGCGGCCAGCGATTTCGGGTGCAGGGTCAACCAGGACTTACGCAGCATGGCGGCATGGTGACACTGCCCCCTCAGCCCGACAAGGCGGTGGCCGGCAAGGTGGGGGGGAGGTGGCCCCACCGCCCACCACCGGCCGCAACCCGCCGCCGTCAGATGAACAACGGCGCCATCACCAGTGTGATCGTGGCCAGCAGCTTGATGAGCACGTGCAGGGAGGGTCCTGCCGTGTCCTTGAATGGATCGCCCACGGTATCGCCCACCACCGCCGCCTTGTGGGCATCGCTCCGTTTGCCGCCGTGCGCGCCGGTTTCGATGTACTTCTTGGCGTTATCCCACGCGCCGCCGCCGTTGTTCAGGAACAACGCCATCAGGATGCCCACAATCGTCCCGATAAGCAGCAACCCGCCGACGACTTCTGCGCCGGTGGCGCTGTTCGCGGTCATCCCCTGGGACAAATACACCTGGCGAAACACAATCCCGACGATGATCGGCGTCAGGACGACCAATGCGCCCGGCAGCACCATCTGCTTGAGCGCGCCGCGCGTCACGATGTCCACGCAGTGACCGTAATCCGGCTTGCTCGTCCCTTTCATAATGCCCGGATTGCTCCTGAACTGCCGCCGCACTTCCGTGATGACATCCTGCGCTACGGCTCCAACGGCCTTGATCGCCAGCGAAGCAAACAGCATCACCAGCATGGCCCCCACCATCCCGCCGATGAAGACTTCCGGCTTGGCAAGGTCAATCCGCTCCAGCGTCGGGCCGTAGGTAAACGGCCAGTAGCTGCGGACTTCATCCATGTAGGCCGAAAACAGCAGGAAGGCCGCCAGGGCCGCCGAACCCACGGCGTACCCCTTCGTCAGCGCCTTCGTGGTGTTGCCGACGGCATCCAGGCGGTCTGTCTTTTCACGCACTTCATCCGGCTGTTCCGACATTTCAACAATCCCGCCGGCGTTGTCGGTGATGGGCCCAAAGGTATCCATGGCCAGGATGTAACCGGCCGTACCCAGCATACCCATCGTGGCAGCGGCCGTCCCGAACAGCCCGGCCTTGGCAAAGCCCGAATTCATGCCCAGGTAGTAGGAAGTCAGCACGGCAATCGCAATCACCACGACCGGAATCGCCGTGGACTCCAACCCGACGGCAATCCCCATGATGACGTTCGTCGCCGGACCGGTCTGCGAGGCATCGGCAATGGACCTCACCGGACGGTAGCGATACTCCGTGTAATACTGCGTGATGAACACAAAGGCCAGCGAAGTCAGGATGCCCACGACGCCACATGCAAAGAAACTCAGGTAGGCATTGGGCGCGGCGGTGCTGGCCAGCAACCACTTCGACGCCACGAAAAACCCGGCCGTCGCCAGCAGGCAGGTGACGTAAAAGCCCCGGTTGAGCGCCTTCATCGGGTCGGATTTTTCATCCGTACGCACGACCATCACCCCGACGATGGAAGCCAGCAATCCAAACGCCCCCACCACCAGCGGGTAGAGCAACACGCCAAGCTGCTGCGACTTCTCGAAGGCCGTTGCGTTGGCGGCAAACAGGGACGACGCCAGAATGAGTGCGCCGATGTTTTCCGCCGCCATGGATTCAAACAAATCCGCGCCACGGCCGGCGCAGTCGCCCACGTTGTCGCCCACCAGATCGGCGATGACCGCCGGATTACGCGGGTCATCTTCGGGAATCCCGGCTTCGACCTTGCCCACCAGGTCCGCGCCCACATCCGCGGCCTTGGTGTAGATACCCCCGCCCAACTGCGCAAAGAGCGCCACAAAGGATGCCCCAAAGCCGTAACCGGCAATCAGCAGCGGGATTTTGCTCATTTCCGTAATCTTGAGCAGGCTGACAATGGCAAAGAGACCGGCAACACCCAGCAGCGACAGCGCCACGACGAGCAGGCCGGCGACGGCGCCCCCGCGCAGGGCCGCCTGCAAAGCGCCGTTGAGCGAGGTCAGGGCCGCCGAGGCCGTACGGATGTTCGTCCGAATGGAAATCCACATGCCGATGTAGCCCGACGCCACCGAACAGGCAGCCCCCAACAGGAAGGAAATCACCGTCACGAGCGCCAGCGTGCGCGGGTCCTTCACCGGGTCGTTGATACCTGGTGTTCGGACAAAGGCGTACAGGATGAAAATCAGCGCCGCCAGCGCCACGGCCAGATAGGCAATCGTCGTGTTTTGACGCCGCAAGAAGGCTTCCGCCCCTTCCTTGATGGCATCGGAAATCTTCCGCATCGCCTCCGTGCCGGTTTCGAGCGCCAGCAC
This window of the Chloracidobacterium sp. N genome carries:
- a CDS encoding isoprenyl transferase, encoding MHELETLIEPGSPDAFLLRQLDPNRLPKHVAIIMDGNGRWANRQGKARIAGHPAGVEAVRATVENCARLGIPTLTLYAFSSENWRRPRVEVTMLMRLLQQCLRREVPLLNRNGVRLRFIGRLEALSAEIRKALDYAVTATAHNQRMTLNVAFNYGGRAEIVDALRSVVREFMGLGRPLDTLTEADVARHLYTDSDPDLLIRTSGEMRLSNFLLWQMAYTEIFVTDTLWPDFNRTHLLEALVAYQRRQRRFGGVETVGVPVSALA
- a CDS encoding tetratricopeptide repeat protein, giving the protein MTDLNAQPYHRIQTEQGRYYFAAGLALMLSSVAFRLGAPAAGVTLLAAFPLLLVLARYEVLVFDGTHLRRRGPYAWWQARMLGGTTSLPLAQLELSITEVVHLPLTLARYRFRTILVGNGFEAVLFSNTAGYAPFVTAVFSAVDESKLDFHSRAWLQYGAPPPLTAIADALDDQHLAQFPAVLLRRTANHFTLTGRLRLAQRYFRQAYGRDRGNPHLLCEMGYFFRRFALAEHPRWQLRAAACLRLAARLARHEPHLLERIGEAYCELFDFARAERCFRKALELNRQLFRAYAGLAELAFRDGQLARVAHFYYAAAHSTSDPALRRRAQSEARYYERLSQDDDYLEAEVRRITWLHHIRQMRTMAGGIFFVAWLVVGLTGARFPDVQDIGLALMGSSGLAWLGLSCSLHWQRRRSALPETVT
- the tsaB gene encoding tRNA (adenosine(37)-N6)-threonylcarbamoyltransferase complex dimerization subunit type 1 TsaB; translated protein: MTPDAPPPDAPPVETAAGVALTPTSWWLVVDTASPRLSLALLRGHELQAQWGVRSLHPSAHRVVADIAYLLERTGLRPKDLAALGALIGPGSFTGIRVGLAAVKGLAQPLNCPIATATTLEVLADAVLPLQQPTTVVVLNVSHRREVHGQAFSAGPDAEPRTLTAALTGEVHTVLEQLFRHVPKDCPRLLTGDALALLDDSNVSAFVGDLPRIAPPPWLAPVAAPRLAARLAAGVTCDAKTLTACYARAALPTG
- the gcvPB gene encoding aminomethyl-transferring glycine dehydrogenase subunit GcvPB, which gives rise to MALPTTPRIQKARPHISQNENLIFENSRPGSRAYHLPPSDVPEVAPSALVPSHLLRQDDLSELPELTEPEVVRHYTRLSTWNYGTDTGMFPLGSCTMKYNPKINEWAARLPGFARSHPLAPEATVRGNLLLMKQLEEALCEITGLAAVSLQPTAGAHGELTGMMMIRAALTARGDARRYVLIPDAAHGTNPASAVMCGYKVITLISRKNGLLDLAALDKAMTDEVAGLMITNPNTLGLFEEDIAKACELIHARGGFVYMDGANMNALVGIARPGDMGVDVMHLNLHKTFSTPHGGGGPGCGPVAVNRELEPYLPCPTLRRVDDQTVVFDNDRPHSIGRVKAYYGNFGMMVRALAYIRALGAEGLRAATETAVLNANYIKHHLQDDYEVPFEGPVLHEVVFNDRRQQAHGVRNGDIAKRLIDYGFHPPTMSFPLVAPGAIMVEPTESESRAELDLFIASMRAIAQECRENPEVVKTAPHLARLRRLDETAAARQPVLRWRPSPVVKAAGA
- a CDS encoding sodium-translocating pyrophosphatase — its product is MEYAVIFGLIIVALGFAAFLARNVLALETGTEAMRKISDAIKEGAEAFLRRQNTTIAYLAVALAALIFILYAFVRTPGINDPVKDPRTLALVTVISFLLGAACSVASGYIGMWISIRTNIRTASAALTSLNGALQAALRGGAVAGLLVVALSLLGVAGLFAIVSLLKITEMSKIPLLIAGYGFGASFVALFAQLGGGIYTKAADVGADLVGKVEAGIPEDDPRNPAVIADLVGDNVGDCAGRGADLFESMAAENIGALILASSLFAANATAFEKSQQLGVLLYPLVVGAFGLLASIVGVMVVRTDEKSDPMKALNRGFYVTCLLATAGFFVASKWLLASTAAPNAYLSFFACGVVGILTSLAFVFITQYYTEYRYRPVRSIADASQTGPATNVIMGIAVGLESTAIPVVVIAIAVLTSYYLGMNSGFAKAGLFGTAAATMGMLGTAGYILAMDTFGPITDNAGGIVEMSEQPDEVREKTDRLDAVGNTTKALTKGYAVGSAALAAFLLFSAYMDEVRSYWPFTYGPTLERIDLAKPEVFIGGMVGAMLVMLFASLAIKAVGAVAQDVITEVRRQFRSNPGIMKGTSKPDYGHCVDIVTRGALKQMVLPGALVVLTPIIVGIVFRQVYLSQGMTANSATGAEVVGGLLLIGTIVGILMALFLNNGGGAWDNAKKYIETGAHGGKRSDAHKAAVVGDTVGDPFKDTAGPSLHVLIKLLATITLVMAPLFI